The Porites lutea chromosome 11, jaPorLute2.1, whole genome shotgun sequence genome includes a region encoding these proteins:
- the LOC140951427 gene encoding melanocyte-stimulating hormone receptor-like translates to MAASLKLCNEVLMKYYGKPEEVYPLYIVMCVLNGFLSVTAVFGNASLISALRKTSSIPSSTRTLLWCLAITDLTTGLLGHPLYIAVISKVRQNYSCENVHEILLAFFLIQASLSGCSLMAVTFIGVDRFLAIYLHLRYNELVTTKRIITVVLASWTFSLATIFICVFWYFKVGEVVLLIVAYCSTVLLSIIYIKLFLVARQHAASINSQAQVAMHLSSFTSMARIKNLAIKTFYVYLVFLLCYCPYLITLTLLLVSPQPNAAMKGAIQLTTVLVLLNSSLNPVVFGWKMKEVRQIVKNDFQKFIFWKAEDV, encoded by the coding sequence ATGGCAGCATCACTCAAACTTTGCAATGAGGTTTTGATGAAGTACTATGGAAAACCTGAAGAAGTTTACCCTCTATATATTGTAATGTGTGTCCTTAATGGTTTTCTCTCGGTGACCGCTGTTTTTGGAAACGCAAGCCTAATTTCTGCGCTGAGAAAAACTTCATCAATTCCTTCGTCAACGAGAACTCTACTTTGGTGCTTGGCGATAACAGACCTTACTACTGGGTTACTAGGTCATCCACTCTACATCGCCGTAATTTCAAAAGTTCGGCAAAATTATAGCTGCGAGAACGTTCATGAAATTTTGCTAGCATTTTTCCTGATACAAGCTTCGTTAAGTGGTTGCTCATTAATGGCGGTGACTTTCATCGGAGTGGATAGGTTTCTTGCAATTTATTTGCATCTTAGATACAATGAACTAGTCACTACAAAGCGAATAATCACCGTGGTACTTGCGTCGTGGACTTTTTCCCTGGCTACCATTTTTATATGTGTCTTCTGGTATTTTAAAGTTGGAGAAGTGGTTTTGCTTATTGTTGCTTACTGCTCCACGGTTTTGCTCAGTATCATATATATTAAACTTTTTCTCGTCGCTCGTCAACACGCAGCAAGCATAAACAGCCAGGCACAAGTGGCAATGCATCTGTCAAGTTTCACAAGCATGGCTCGAATCAAGAACTTAGCCATCAAAACCTTTTACGTATATCTTGTATTCTTACTGTGTTATTGTCCATATTTAATCACCTTAACTCTGTTGCTAGTGAGTCCTCAGCCGAATGCAGCTATGAAGGGAGCCATACAACTTACAACAGTTCTAGTGCTGCTCAATTCATCGTTAAATCCAGTCGTTTTCGGTTGGAAAATGAAAGAAGTTCGACAGATTGTTAAGAATGATTTccaaaagttcattttttggAAAGCTGAAGATGTGTAA
- the LOC140953370 gene encoding melanocortin receptor 4-like has product MEVTFKFCNEVLTNYYGKPEDLYPLYIIMCVLNGFLSLTAVLGNVTIISALRKTSSIPPSTRILLQCLALTDLGTGVLGHPLYIAVISGIRKEYSCEKIHDITSMFFLIEVSLIAASFMTLTFIGVDRFLAIYLHLRYNEQVTPKRVVTVIIVSWSFCLASTFLCFFGFFKAGEVIMLVLGYCSTLLLSIIYIKLFSVARQHAASINSQAQVAIHLSSSTNMARNKALAIKTFYVFVVFLFCYCPYLIAFTVLVASSRPSAAEHGAVQLTTVLLMLNSSLNPVVFGWKVKEVRQIVKSDFKKFVGYVT; this is encoded by the coding sequence ATGGAAGTAACATTCAAATTTTGCAACGAGGTTCTGACAAACTATTATGGAAAACCTGAGGATCTGTACCCACTTTATATTATTATGTGTGTTCTTAATGGCTTTCTCTCTCTAACCGCGGTTTTGGGCAACGTGACTATAATTTCCGCGCTGAGGAAAACTTCATCAATTCCTCCGTCGACGAGAATTCTGTTGCAGTGTTTAGCACTAACAGATCTGGGCACTGGTGTGTTAGGCCATCCGCTTTACATCGCAGTCATATCAGGAATTCGCAAAGAGTATAGCTGCGAGAAAATCCATGATATCACATCGATGTTTTTCCTGATAGAAGTTTCCTTAATTGCCGCATCGTTTATGACACTGACGTTCATCGGAGTGGACCGTTTCCTTGCAATTTACTTACATCTTAGATACAATGAACAAGTGACTCCAAAGCGAGTGGTTACTGTAATAATTGTATCGTGGAGTTTCTGCTTAGCTTCCACTTTTCTGTGCTTTTTTGGATTCTTCAAAGCCGGAGAGGTAATTATGCTTGTTCTTGGCTACTGTTCCACTCTGTTACTAAGCATCATATACATTAAACTTTTCTCCGTGGCACGCCAACACGCAGCGAGCATAAACAGTCAAGCTCAAGTCGCAATACATCTGTCAAGTTCTACAAACATGGCTCGAAACAAGGCCTTAGCCATCAAAACGTTTTACGTATTTGTTGTATTCCTATTCTGTTACTGTCCGTATTTAATCGCCTTTACAGTGTTGGTAGCGAGTTCTCGGCCAAGCGCCGCGGAACACGGAGCCGTACAACTTACAACTGTGTTACTTATGCTCAATTCATCACTGAACCCTGTTGTGTTTGGGTGGAAAGTGAAAGAGGTTCGTCAAATCGTcaaaagtgatttcaaaaaGTTTGTTGGGTATGTTACTTAG